From Salvelinus fontinalis isolate EN_2023a chromosome 37, ASM2944872v1, whole genome shotgun sequence, the proteins below share one genomic window:
- the LOC129836238 gene encoding barrier-to-autointegration factor-like protein — translation MSTTSQKHRDFVGEPMGDKPVTALSGIGEVLGNKLEEQGFDRAFVVLGQYLLLRKDGELFTEWLKDTSGANTRNATSCSQCLREWCDSFL, via the exons ATGTCGACCACTTCTCAGAAGCACAGGGACTTCGTTGGAGAACCCATGGGCGATAAACCGGTGACAGCACTGTCTGGAATTGGCGAGGTCTTGGGAAATAAACTGGAGGAGCAAGGTTTTGACaga GCCTTTGTGGTTCTGGGTCAGTATCTGCTGCTGCGGAAGGATGGGGAGTTGTTCACTGAGTGGCTGAAAGACACCAGCGGAGCCAACACCAGGAATGCTACATCCTGCTCCCAGTGCCTGAGAGAGTGGTGTGATTCATTCCTATGA